A stretch of Caenibius tardaugens NBRC 16725 DNA encodes these proteins:
- a CDS encoding fumarylacetoacetate hydrolase family protein: MRYLSFKRPDGTPTFGRLAGDRVFDLGTPGEASWLRDAIAGGALGALTDGQAYALDSVDLLPVIPNPGKILCIGLNYASHIAEMGRENKGYPAVFTRWADTLVAHGAPLIRPRDGHEFDYEGELAVIIGKGGRHIPQAEALDRIAGYAVFHDASLRDWQRHNSQFTPGKNFPGTGGFGPALVTPDEIDDLGVQRVQTRLNDALMQDQPVSDLIHDVPALIAYCSSFTELRPGDVIATGTPGGVGLGRTPTVFMKAGDRVEVSIGVIGTLTNTVIDEA; the protein is encoded by the coding sequence ATGCGTTATCTCAGTTTCAAGCGCCCTGATGGCACGCCCACGTTCGGTCGGCTTGCCGGGGATCGGGTGTTCGATCTGGGAACCCCGGGCGAGGCTTCGTGGCTCCGCGATGCGATAGCGGGCGGCGCGCTTGGCGCGCTGACTGACGGGCAGGCTTATGCGCTGGATAGTGTGGATCTGCTGCCGGTCATCCCGAACCCGGGAAAGATTCTCTGCATCGGGTTGAACTATGCCAGCCATATCGCGGAAATGGGACGGGAAAACAAAGGGTACCCCGCCGTTTTTACGCGCTGGGCCGATACGCTGGTGGCGCATGGTGCCCCGTTGATCCGCCCGCGCGATGGGCATGAGTTCGACTACGAAGGCGAACTGGCCGTGATTATCGGCAAGGGCGGTCGGCATATTCCGCAAGCAGAGGCGCTGGATCGTATCGCAGGCTACGCTGTGTTCCATGATGCTTCGCTGCGCGATTGGCAGCGGCACAACAGCCAGTTCACACCGGGCAAGAATTTTCCGGGCACGGGTGGATTTGGCCCGGCGCTGGTCACCCCCGATGAAATCGATGATCTGGGGGTGCAACGGGTGCAGACGCGCTTGAATGACGCATTGATGCAGGATCAGCCGGTTTCGGACCTGATCCACGATGTGCCGGCCTTGATCGCCTATTGTTCCAGCTTCACCGAACTGCGCCCCGGCGATGTTATCGCGACGGGGACACCGGGTGGTGTGGGGCTGGGGCGCACCCCGACCGTGTTCATGAAAGCGGGAGACCGGGTGGAGGTGTCGATCGGGGTGATCGGCACGCTGACCAATACGGTGATCGACGAAGCCTGA
- a CDS encoding HpcH/HpaI aldolase/citrate lyase family protein produces MSNPVHPNDALYAGERQLPIIPTVDHYAGAEKLIRKALALQEELGPVFDVTGDCEDGAAAGEEDAHARMVAGLIASDANRFDQLGMRVHAPHHPACLADIDILLDIAGDRVAHITIPKAHSAAELGAVIDHIREGCARRGIGRTIPVHALVETHGALADVWQMAALPWMRVLDFGLMDFISAHDGAIPASAMRSPGQFEHKLLVRAKTEMVAAALANGLVAAHNVCLDLKNPDVVRGDATRARMEYGFQRMWSIYPAQIQPIVEAMRPDFSEAEDAAAVLLAAQAVNWGPIQYKGELYDRASYRYYWITLQRARLSGVPVSAEAEAAFFA; encoded by the coding sequence ATGAGCAATCCCGTCCACCCCAATGATGCCCTCTATGCCGGGGAACGTCAGTTGCCGATCATTCCCACGGTGGACCATTACGCGGGTGCCGAAAAGCTGATCCGCAAGGCTCTCGCCCTGCAGGAAGAACTCGGCCCGGTCTTCGATGTAACCGGCGATTGTGAAGATGGTGCCGCTGCGGGCGAAGAAGATGCGCATGCGCGGATGGTCGCCGGGCTGATCGCTTCCGATGCGAACCGGTTCGACCAGTTGGGGATGCGCGTGCATGCCCCGCACCACCCGGCCTGCCTGGCCGATATCGATATCCTGCTGGATATCGCAGGCGATCGGGTGGCGCATATCACTATCCCCAAGGCGCATTCCGCTGCCGAACTGGGCGCAGTGATCGATCATATCCGCGAAGGCTGCGCACGGCGCGGTATAGGGCGGACCATCCCGGTTCATGCATTGGTCGAAACGCATGGCGCGCTGGCGGATGTGTGGCAAATGGCCGCCCTGCCATGGATGCGGGTGCTCGACTTCGGGCTGATGGATTTCATCAGCGCCCATGATGGCGCCATCCCGGCCAGCGCGATGCGCAGCCCGGGCCAGTTCGAACACAAGCTGCTGGTGCGGGCCAAGACCGAAATGGTCGCCGCCGCACTGGCCAACGGGCTGGTCGCGGCGCACAATGTCTGCCTCGATCTGAAGAACCCCGATGTGGTGCGCGGCGATGCCACACGTGCACGCATGGAATACGGTTTCCAGCGCATGTGGAGCATTTATCCCGCCCAGATTCAGCCGATTGTCGAAGCCATGCGCCCCGATTTCAGCGAAGCGGAAGATGCCGCCGCCGTGCTTCTCGCCGCGCAAGCCGTCAATTGGGGCCCTATCCAGTACAAAGGCGAACTCTACGACCGGGCCAGCTATCGCTACTACTGGATCACGCTGCAGCGCGCCCGGCTTTCCGGCGTACCGGTAAGCGCCGAAGCAGAAGCCGCTTTCTTCGCCTGA
- a CDS encoding OmpA family protein has protein sequence MRIGSTSLLLAGAGLCAALAVGVAYSSGGTIAARLDYDARIALAKARVTGVTADFFPSGWPSRHPILHGGHNLSEAVRSRAAVAVAAIPAVGGVHWEDGTSLGIVTPAAPPPLHCQNDVEALLLSRTIRFEEASAAIDPASQGLIDEVATALRPCLGSVIAITGHTDSSGSEPGNIALSRERAEAVQRALIQRGIPADGLRASGVGSSKPVHGLDTSDPANRRIEFSVLETVPLRPTPVDAPGPR, from the coding sequence ATGCGGATCGGCTCCACCTCTTTGCTGCTCGCCGGAGCAGGCCTTTGCGCCGCACTGGCCGTGGGTGTCGCCTATAGCAGTGGCGGCACCATTGCCGCGCGCCTCGATTACGACGCCCGGATCGCGCTGGCCAAAGCCCGCGTAACGGGCGTTACTGCCGACTTTTTCCCGAGTGGCTGGCCTTCCCGCCACCCCATTCTCCACGGCGGGCATAACCTGAGTGAAGCGGTACGTTCGCGGGCTGCCGTGGCGGTTGCCGCCATTCCTGCCGTGGGCGGTGTCCATTGGGAAGATGGCACCAGTCTGGGCATTGTCACGCCCGCTGCCCCGCCACCGCTCCATTGCCAGAACGATGTGGAGGCCCTGCTGCTATCGCGGACGATCCGCTTCGAAGAAGCAAGCGCGGCCATCGATCCCGCCAGTCAGGGATTGATCGACGAAGTGGCGACGGCGCTACGCCCGTGCCTCGGCAGCGTCATAGCCATTACCGGCCATACCGACAGTTCGGGCAGCGAGCCGGGCAATATTGCCTTATCGCGCGAACGCGCAGAAGCGGTGCAACGCGCCCTGATCCAGCGCGGTATTCCCGCCGATGGGTTGCGCGCCAGCGGTGTGGGCTCGAGCAAACCAGTTCACGGGCTTGATACGTCCGATCCGGCCAACCGGCGTATCGAATTTTCGGTGCTTGAAACCGTTCCGCTGCGACCGACACCGGTCGATGCGCCCGGCCCGCGCTAG
- a CDS encoding vWA domain-containing protein — translation MRIARLTVTTCLAAVLAGCASQGNRDMVLAPQQGEAAHDSQPAPPPPAPPPPPPPSPAVAAAPPTGNYAMMERSKIAPGHYIPPVIVATDPGNERYDGKEVSPVKLATAEPVSTFSVDVDTGAYANSRRFLSQGALPPKDAVRTEEMINYFRYAYPAPETRATPFTVTTDIARTPWNADTRLLRIGLRGYDLPRKERPPANLVFLVDVSGSMFSADKLPLVKTALSGLAAELGPRDRVSIVVYAGAAGLVLEPTNDTRKIREALEKLQAGGSTAGGAGLQLAYQIARDNRIDGGVNRVILATDGDFNVGVRDNKALIAMIEKERDTGVTLTTLGFGTGNYNEAMMEQIANHGNGNYAYIDSALEARKVLTDEMASTLFTIAKDVKIQVEFNPAVVSQYRLLGYENRALREEDFDNDKVDAGEIGAGHQVTAIYEIVPTGAKGWIAPRRYGDPVPAASTAKANELALVKLRYKLPDGDTSRLIERVVPTASLRSAGAPGSDMAFAAAVAAFGQKLRGDPLLGTFSYADIGALAGKQTNFWRQEFIRLTGVASGITPD, via the coding sequence ATGCGAATTGCCAGACTGACGGTCACGACCTGTCTCGCAGCGGTACTGGCCGGTTGCGCTTCGCAGGGCAACAGGGACATGGTGCTCGCCCCGCAACAAGGGGAAGCGGCCCATGATAGCCAACCCGCCCCGCCACCCCCTGCTCCACCGCCGCCGCCTCCACCCTCGCCAGCAGTCGCTGCCGCCCCGCCAACGGGCAATTATGCGATGATGGAACGGAGCAAGATCGCACCGGGGCATTATATCCCGCCCGTCATCGTCGCGACCGATCCGGGCAATGAACGGTATGACGGCAAGGAAGTGTCCCCGGTAAAGCTCGCCACAGCGGAACCCGTGTCGACCTTCTCGGTCGACGTCGACACCGGTGCCTATGCCAATAGCCGCCGTTTCCTGTCGCAGGGCGCACTGCCGCCGAAGGACGCCGTGCGGACCGAGGAAATGATCAATTACTTCCGCTATGCCTATCCGGCACCGGAAACCCGCGCGACGCCGTTTACCGTCACCACCGATATCGCCCGCACACCATGGAATGCGGACACGCGGCTGCTGCGGATCGGCCTGCGTGGCTATGACCTGCCCCGCAAGGAACGCCCGCCAGCCAATCTCGTGTTTCTGGTCGATGTCTCCGGATCGATGTTCAGCGCGGACAAGCTGCCGTTGGTGAAAACCGCACTGTCGGGCCTCGCCGCCGAACTTGGTCCGCGCGACCGTGTTTCGATCGTGGTCTATGCCGGGGCTGCCGGTCTGGTGCTCGAGCCGACCAATGACACGCGCAAGATCCGTGAAGCGCTGGAGAAACTGCAGGCTGGCGGCTCCACCGCCGGGGGCGCCGGGTTGCAGCTGGCCTATCAGATTGCCCGCGACAATCGCATCGACGGCGGGGTAAACCGCGTTATCCTGGCCACCGACGGCGATTTCAATGTCGGCGTACGCGACAACAAGGCTCTGATCGCGATGATCGAGAAAGAGCGCGACACCGGGGTCACGCTGACCACGCTCGGGTTCGGGACCGGGAATTACAACGAAGCCATGATGGAGCAGATCGCCAATCATGGGAACGGCAACTACGCCTATATCGACAGCGCGCTGGAAGCCCGGAAAGTGCTGACCGACGAAATGGCGTCGACGCTTTTCACCATCGCCAAGGATGTCAAAATACAGGTCGAATTCAATCCGGCCGTTGTCAGCCAGTACCGCCTCCTGGGTTATGAAAACCGCGCCTTGCGCGAAGAAGATTTTGACAATGACAAAGTCGATGCCGGAGAAATCGGTGCCGGTCATCAGGTGACCGCGATTTACGAAATCGTGCCCACCGGAGCCAAGGGCTGGATCGCGCCGCGCCGTTACGGCGACCCTGTTCCGGCGGCCAGCACGGCCAAGGCGAACGAACTGGCGCTGGTCAAACTGCGCTACAAACTGCCCGATGGCGACACCTCGCGCCTGATTGAACGGGTGGTGCCCACCGCCAGCCTGCGCAGTGCCGGTGCACCGGGCAGCGACATGGCCTTTGCCGCCGCCGTGGCCGCGTTCGGCCAGAAACTGCGCGGCGATCCCCTGCTGGGGACCTTCTCCTACGCGGATATCGGTGCTCTTGCGGGCAAACAGACCAATTTCTGGCGTCAGGAATTCATCCGCCTGACCGGGGTGGCAAGCGGTATCACGCCCGACTGA